The nucleotide sequence GTTCTTCTCAAGAATCCTGAACTGACTCTTGAGAGTGAATTGGCTAATAAACCCGCTGCTAAACCAGACAAAAGAATTCGCTATAAAGGCGTTGACGGAGAACTTGAGCCTTTCTCTAATTTTCCCCCTTCAGATTTTACTGAAAAAGAACAGCGCGACGCATTTCCTGTTGCGATGAGTAAGATTCGTAAGGAATTCGGCAAGCAGTATCCTCTTTATATTAACGGGCAGGATGTTGTTACCGGAGACACTCTCGATTCTTACAACCCTGCGGACCCTTCCGAGATTATCGGAACAGTTTGTCAGGCCGGGGTTGTCGAGGTTGATAAGGCTGTTGGCGTAGCTAAAGAGGCTTATATTGATTGGCGCAACGTTGAACCGAGAGTGCGTGCTCAATATTTGTTGAAAGCTTCTGCGTATTGCAAGGAGAATATTAATGATCTGTGTGCCATGCAGATTCTTGAAGTCGGCAAGCAGTGGGATCAGGCTCAGGCGGATGTAGGCGAGGCTATCGATTTCATGGAATATTATGCCCGTGAAATGATCCGCCTCGGTGATCCGAAACGTATGGGTAATTCTCCCGGTGAATTCAGTCAGTATTTTTATCAGGGTAAAGGTGTTGCTGCTGTTATTGCTCCTTGGAATTTTCCTCTGGCAATCAGCGTAGGAATGGTTTCAGCCGCGATTGTCTGCGGTTGTCCGGTTGTCTATAAGCCTGCGGGAATTGCTTCAGCAGTAGGACACGGACTTGTTGATATGTTTAAGGCCGCAGGTCTGCCGGATGGTGTATTCAATTATATTCCCGGTCGCGGGTCAGTTATGGGTGATCATCTCGTAGATCATCCTGATATAGCTGTAATAGCTTTCACAGGTTCAATGGAAGTCGGGCTGAGAATTCAGGAGCGTGCTGCAAAAGTTCATCCCGGACAGGAACACTGCAAAAAAGTTATCGCTGAGATGGGCGGCAAGAATGCAATCATTATTGATGATGATGCTGATCTTGATGAAGCCGTGCTCGGAGTTCTTTATGCTTCTTTCGGATTTCAGGGGCAGAAATGTTCAGCTTGTTCCCGCGTAATTGTGCTTGATTCCATCTACGACAGATTTGTTCATCGTTTGAAGGAAGCCGCTGAATCCGTTAAGCTCGGACCAGCCGAAGATCCTTCAAATTATATGGGACCAGTTGTCGATAAGGCTGCCCAGAAGAATGTACTTAATTACGGTAAAATTGCTGAAGAGGAAGGAAAGGTTCTTGTTAAACTTGAAGCTCCCGCCGAATACACATCAAAGGGCGGATGCTATACTCCTCTTCTGATAGTAGAAGGAATAACCAAAAATCACCGCATTGCGCAGGAAGAAGTCTTCGGACCTGTACTTGCTGTTATGCGGGCAGCGAACTTCTCCGAGGCTATAGACATTGCTAACTCAACACGTTTTGCGCTGACCGGAGCAGTTTACTCCAGAAGTCCTAAGAATCTGGAATATGCCTCCAAAGAATTCAGAGTCGGTAACTTGTATCTTAACAAACCGAGCGTTGGTGCTCTTGTTGAAAGACACGCCTTCGGTGGATTTAAAATGTCAGGTGTCGGATCAAAATCCGGTGGACCTGACTACTTGTTACAGTTTATGGACCCACGGTTAGTTTGTGAAAATACTATGCGCCGCGGATTTGCTCCAATTTCTGAAGACGATGACTGGGTAGCATAGCTACTACTTGGTGATTTACGAATATTGAAAAGGGGACTGCTTTTGCAGTCCCCTTTTTTTGTGAGTGATGTGTAGGTAAGTCTTACAGGATATGATTCTTTAATTGTTACAATTATTTAGTTTTCCTATCAATGAGTGGAGAGATCCTGCAAGAGATTTAATGCTGTTAACAGTATGAATTGATTTATCAACGCTTTCTGATGTTTCAGAAGAGATAGTGTTGATTTCCATGGTTGCTACATTTATTTGTTCGCAGGCTGCGGACTGCTCTTCTGTTGCGGTTGCAATAGAACGAACCTGATCAGCAGAGTCATTAACGATATCCACGATAGTTTTGAGAGATTGCCCTGCATCTGTAGCAAGGTCTGAGCACTGTCGGACAGACTCTTCAGTTGCTTCCATTATAGAAATGCTCGAAGCTGTGCCGGTTTGGATGCGGGAAATTGCATTGCCGACTTCCTGTGTGGCAGTCATCGTCTTTTCAGCAAGTTTGCGCACTTCGTCTGCAACGACAGCAAAGCCTCGTCCCGCATCACCTGCACGGGCAGCTTCAATTGCGGCATTTAATGCCAGCAGGTTGGTCTGGTCGGCAATATCAGAAATAACTCCCATAATTTGACCTATTGATTCCGCTTGGTGGCTGTGTTCAGCAAGGGCATTTTTTAAAGAAGCTGTGTGTTCCTGAACTTTATCTGTGGAGGTTACAACCTGTTCTACAATTGTAAAACCTTCGTTTGCTTTTTGGGTTGCTTCCTCTGTTCCGCTTGATGCGCTTGCTGAACTGCCTGCAACTTCTAAGATTGTTGCGTTCATTTGCTCGATAGCTGTAGCTGTTTCATGGGTGCGGTCTTTTTGATTGTCGGCACCAGTTTTTATTTCACGGCTCTGTTCGGAGAGTTCTTCGGTTGCTGTATTCAGATCAACAGTAATAGTCTCAATTTCTCCTGAAATTATTGACATTTTATCAATTAGAGAGGTTGCGTATTCTTTTTCTTTATGTGCTTCCAGCATGGACTGCTCAGCTTTTTCGGCTTGTGCATTAGCTTCAACACTTTTTTGCTGAGCTTCTTTCATGCTCAGTTCGAGTTTCACAATCATTTGGGCCATGGTGAAACGAAGCGATTCCAGTTCTCCTGTAAGCTCCATTTCGCTACAGGCTTTATAGTAGCCTTCACTTACCTGCAGAGCGCATTTTTCAAGTGCATTCAGCGGATTAAGTATTGATTTTATAATAAGTGTTATTGCAATTAACAGTAAAAGAGTTGTCGCAATTTCAACACTTATTACAATAGTTGATATTAGATTTTGTTGGTTCTCAAGAAATGCGCCGGCCTCGGTTGTCAGTTTTTTAAGGATCGGCTCCATTTGGCGTGCTATTTGAATAAATTTAACGTCGTCTTTTTTTATTTTTATTGTAAGACGGGCATATTCATCCATGTTGCGTTGGTATTCATCGAGATGCAGTAATAGTTCTTGTTTTCTTTCTTCTGTAAAATATGATCCGTTTATCTTAGAAACCAGATCAGTCATAATCGATTTGAAGTTTTCGAGTTGTTCGACTTCTACCCACATCATGAAATTCTTTTCATAGCGGCGCAGCATGTTAATGGAGGCTTTAAATGAATTGCCTTCTTCAAGTAAGTCTTTTTCAACATTACGGATTGCATCACGCAGTTTACCTTGTACTCCATCTTTATGTGTCAATCCGAGGCTTATATAATCATCCGATATTTGAGAAAAGGCAGACATGTAGATTGAAGAGTGTTTTATTCCTTCAATAGAAATTTTTTGTAAATTAGGGTCATCAATTTTTTTTAGATATTGCACCATTTTTTCAGAATTTGATTTCATTCTATCAAGGTACAGAGTTTCTTTACGCATTAGGAAATTCTTTTCCTGTCTGCGAGTTTGCAACAAATAAATGTCTGCGTTAACAGCATTTTCCTCAATAGTCATAGCTTTGTTGATTAATTTTTCTCCAACATAATTAACTGTGAAGATAGTTACTAATCCTAAGATTGCTAATAAGCCTATGAGCCATAATTTTATTCTAATTGTCATCAATTGTTTCCTTTTGCTATGCAATTGGCGATTCAGATGTCCGGAGAATAAAATACAAGCTATTAAACTTCAACACTAATAATATAATAATGTTACTTGGAGTTAGGAAAAGTATATTGGATGGTCGGGTTTTAATTTACCTGTTAAATAAGCGGGGTAGATTCATAAAAAAAGGGGACTGCTTTTGCAGTCCCCTTTTGAGTTAGATGGGTAATGAATGTATTTATTTTTTACAATTGTTTAATTTTTCAATTAATGAATGAAGATCAGAGGCCAGCCTTGTGATGTCTTCAACTGCTTCAACAGATTGATCAACACTTGCTGATGTTTCAGTGGAGATGGTGTTGATTTCCATAGTAGCAACATTAATCTGTTCACATGCCGCCGATTGTTCCTCCGCAGCTGTTGCAATAGATTGAACCCGGTCAGATGAATCGGTTACAAGATCAACGATTGACTTAAGGGCTTCTCCTGCTTTGGTGGCCTGTTTAGCACAGACTGTTACAGCGTTTTCAGTTTGTGTCATTATGTTAAGGCTTGAGGTTGTACCTGTTTGAATACCGGTAATTGCTGTGCCGACTTCTTGAGTCGCAACCATGGTTTTTTCTGCAAGCTTGCGGACTTCGTCTGCAACAACCGCAAAACCACGTCCTGCATCACCCGCGCGAGCAGCTTCAATTGCGGCGTTTAAGGCAAGCAGGTTGGTCTGGTCTGCAATGTCGGAAATAACACTCATGATTTGACCGATAGCGTTAGCTCGTGTGCTTTGCTCGGCCAGTGCATTTTTCAAATCTTTCGTGCGCGCTTGTACTTCTTCGGTGGAGGACACAACT is from Maridesulfovibrio ferrireducens and encodes:
- a CDS encoding methyl-accepting chemotaxis protein; the protein is MTIRIKLWLIGLLAILGLVTIFTVNYVGEKLINKAMTIEENAVNADIYLLQTRRQEKNFLMRKETLYLDRMKSNSEKMVQYLKKIDDPNLQKISIEGIKHSSIYMSAFSQISDDYISLGLTHKDGVQGKLRDAIRNVEKDLLEEGNSFKASINMLRRYEKNFMMWVEVEQLENFKSIMTDLVSKINGSYFTEERKQELLLHLDEYQRNMDEYARLTIKIKKDDVKFIQIARQMEPILKKLTTEAGAFLENQQNLISTIVISVEIATTLLLLIAITLIIKSILNPLNALEKCALQVSEGYYKACSEMELTGELESLRFTMAQMIVKLELSMKEAQQKSVEANAQAEKAEQSMLEAHKEKEYATSLIDKMSIISGEIETITVDLNTATEELSEQSREIKTGADNQKDRTHETATAIEQMNATILEVAGSSASASSGTEEATQKANEGFTIVEQVVTSTDKVQEHTASLKNALAEHSHQAESIGQIMGVISDIADQTNLLALNAAIEAARAGDAGRGFAVVADEVRKLAEKTMTATQEVGNAISRIQTGTASSISIMEATEESVRQCSDLATDAGQSLKTIVDIVNDSADQVRSIATATEEQSAACEQINVATMEINTISSETSESVDKSIHTVNSIKSLAGSLHSLIGKLNNCNN
- a CDS encoding proline dehydrogenase family protein; amino-acid sequence: MSVEISTLDPQVIERGKVFFKSISGEAPSVFNKGWWTGKVMDWAMKNEDFKVQMFRFVDVLPYLNTSESLSRHIEEYFAADDSNIPDVLKWGATKTGFGGGLVAKVLNKTIRSNIEGMARQFIIGQKAKEAVKGIRKLRKDGFAFVLDLLGEATVSQEEAQAYLDGYLEVLDALEGEYKKWDALDAPGDLDWGSAPKINVAVKPSAFYSQSKPVDLEGTVQGMIKSIEPVYQKVMGMNGFMCIDMEALKYKEPTIEMYKRLRKKYPEYQHLGIVFQAYLKCVDHDVKDLIDWAREENLPISIRLVKGAYWDYETVIAKQNDWEVPVWTHKPESDMAFERVSKMILENHDICHFACASHNIRSISAIMEIASTMNVPDERYEFQVLYGMAEPVRKGLRNVAKRVRLYCPYGDLIPGMAYLVRRLLENTANESFLKQTFADEADISVLLKNPELTLESELANKPAAKPDKRIRYKGVDGELEPFSNFPPSDFTEKEQRDAFPVAMSKIRKEFGKQYPLYINGQDVVTGDTLDSYNPADPSEIIGTVCQAGVVEVDKAVGVAKEAYIDWRNVEPRVRAQYLLKASAYCKENINDLCAMQILEVGKQWDQAQADVGEAIDFMEYYAREMIRLGDPKRMGNSPGEFSQYFYQGKGVAAVIAPWNFPLAISVGMVSAAIVCGCPVVYKPAGIASAVGHGLVDMFKAAGLPDGVFNYIPGRGSVMGDHLVDHPDIAVIAFTGSMEVGLRIQERAAKVHPGQEHCKKVIAEMGGKNAIIIDDDADLDEAVLGVLYASFGFQGQKCSACSRVIVLDSIYDRFVHRLKEAAESVKLGPAEDPSNYMGPVVDKAAQKNVLNYGKIAEEEGKVLVKLEAPAEYTSKGGCYTPLLIVEGITKNHRIAQEEVFGPVLAVMRAANFSEAIDIANSTRFALTGAVYSRSPKNLEYASKEFRVGNLYLNKPSVGALVERHAFGGFKMSGVGSKSGGPDYLLQFMDPRLVCENTMRRGFAPISEDDDWVA